The following proteins are co-located in the Pseudomonas sp. DY-1 genome:
- a CDS encoding TetR/AcrR family transcriptional regulator, with the protein MTSLVPAHSPNPSAKPAGRIRQKNEELILAAAEEEFARHGFKGTSMNTIAVRAGLPKANLHYYFTNKLGLYVAVLSNQLELWDSTFNTLTAEDDPAEALARYIRAKMEFSRRNPLASKIFAMEIISGGGCLAEHFDQDYRTWFKGRAGVFEAWIAAGKMDPVDPVNLIFLLWGSTQHYADFNTQICRVTGRKRLTKDDFEAATQNLIQIILKGCGLTPPATA; encoded by the coding sequence ATGACCTCACTGGTGCCCGCCCACAGCCCGAATCCTTCCGCGAAGCCCGCCGGACGCATCCGTCAGAAGAACGAAGAACTGATACTTGCCGCCGCCGAAGAAGAGTTCGCCCGCCACGGATTCAAGGGCACCAGCATGAACACCATCGCCGTCCGCGCAGGGCTGCCGAAGGCCAACCTGCACTACTACTTCACCAACAAGCTGGGTCTGTACGTCGCGGTGTTGAGCAATCAACTGGAACTCTGGGACAGCACCTTCAATACCCTGACCGCCGAGGACGACCCAGCCGAGGCCCTGGCCCGCTACATCCGCGCCAAGATGGAGTTCTCCCGGCGCAACCCGCTCGCGTCGAAGATATTCGCCATGGAGATCATCAGCGGCGGCGGCTGCCTGGCAGAGCACTTCGATCAGGACTACCGCACGTGGTTCAAAGGACGCGCAGGCGTGTTCGAAGCCTGGATCGCCGCTGGCAAGATGGATCCGGTGGACCCGGTCAACCTTATATTCCTGCTCTGGGGCAGCACCCAGCACTACGCCGACTTCAACACTCAGATCTGCCGTGTCACCGGCCGCAAGCGCCTGACCAAGGACGATTTCGAAGCGGCCACGCAGAACCTCATCCAGATCATCCTCAAGGGCTGCGGCCTGACGCCGCCCGCGACCGCCTGA
- a CDS encoding PAS domain S-box protein translates to MSDLLESCRALARRLPWGYRLMLRNREPGAFLPTVLLAFAGYLLLALGAVWLSRQPGSIATLWYANAFTVALLWDQPLRRWAPLLTVAMLADLLANITFGDSLLRAASFIPPNLLEVVLAASLLRVSGAALRMNESPGAFLQFIFFGALLPPLVGASLGASILAWQGLDSFERGWMYWVEGAMLGAVSVLPLAVWLRQNSGWELIGERRRHELLLYIGLVLLGTPFALLLLPFPFVYLALPLIIAAVRLTFASTALLVAMASVSGGAIIALGLLEVPVLQKGWRDLLIYLPLLLALLPALLLASAVEQLRRRRRELAASESRFRDAMDHSAIGMALVGLDGRWQRVNRALCDMLGYAEEELSSLNFQDVTHPDDLADDLELVREILAGRRHSYRLEKRYLHKSGREIWGLLAVSLVRDHEGEPLYFISQIEDIDRRKRAEEREAELARRYSVATEASGVGVWEWDLVNDRLLWDEGMYRLYGRRLGDELSFADWLAHLHPDDAARAEREVLAAREGSRRLDIEFRIRRGDGEHRVLKGHARLVCDAGGQPLRMVGTNWDVSELHQLAERLRDERERLQVTLDAIGDGVITSDLEGRVSFLNPVAERLSGWSSDEARGLPIEQVLLLEGEDGRLVPNPVRDCLERGSAASLQGLASLRHPAGGTIALRGQAAPMRAGDGTMLGSVLVLTDVSEARAMQKHLRYAATHDALTGLLNRPAFEDALAESCREVVQNDGNSVLCFIDLDRFKQVNDNAGHAAGDELLRQLARLMQAQVRAGDQLARLGGDEFALILRSCPLPQAELLAARLIAQVQGVVLEWEGQEYRVGASVGIACIHGANAQPAELLKQADTACYRAKHAGRGQFAVERR, encoded by the coding sequence GTGTCCGACCTGCTTGAATCCTGCCGGGCCCTCGCCCGGCGCCTGCCGTGGGGGTACCGGCTGATGCTGCGTAACCGCGAGCCTGGTGCTTTCCTGCCGACCGTGCTGCTGGCTTTCGCCGGCTACCTGCTGCTGGCCCTGGGGGCTGTCTGGCTGTCGCGCCAGCCCGGCAGCATTGCCACGCTCTGGTACGCCAACGCTTTCACCGTGGCGCTGCTCTGGGACCAGCCGTTGCGGCGCTGGGCGCCCCTGCTGACGGTGGCGATGCTGGCGGACCTGCTGGCGAACATAACGTTCGGCGATAGCCTCTTGCGGGCGGCGAGCTTCATCCCACCCAACCTGCTCGAAGTAGTACTGGCCGCGTCTCTTTTGCGGGTCAGCGGCGCCGCGTTGCGGATGAACGAAAGCCCCGGGGCCTTCCTGCAGTTCATATTCTTCGGCGCCCTGTTACCGCCGCTGGTGGGTGCCAGCCTGGGGGCGAGTATCCTTGCCTGGCAGGGGCTGGATTCCTTCGAGCGTGGCTGGATGTATTGGGTCGAGGGCGCCATGCTCGGCGCCGTCTCGGTGCTACCCCTGGCGGTCTGGCTGCGCCAGAACAGCGGGTGGGAGCTGATTGGCGAGCGCCGTCGCCACGAGTTGCTGCTCTACATCGGGCTGGTGTTGCTGGGCACGCCCTTCGCCCTGTTGCTGTTGCCATTCCCCTTCGTCTACCTGGCCCTGCCGCTGATCATCGCCGCGGTGCGTCTGACCTTCGCCAGCACCGCACTGCTGGTTGCGATGGCTTCGGTGAGCGGTGGCGCGATCATCGCCTTGGGCCTGCTTGAAGTACCAGTTCTGCAGAAGGGCTGGCGCGACCTGCTGATCTACCTGCCGTTGCTGCTGGCTCTGTTGCCGGCATTGCTGCTGGCTTCGGCGGTGGAGCAATTGCGTAGACGCCGGCGCGAACTGGCAGCCAGCGAATCGCGCTTTCGCGACGCCATGGACCACTCCGCCATCGGCATGGCGCTGGTGGGGCTGGATGGCCGCTGGCAGCGAGTCAACCGGGCGCTTTGCGACATGCTTGGCTATGCGGAGGAGGAACTCTCCAGCCTGAACTTCCAGGACGTCACCCACCCCGACGACCTGGCAGACGATCTCGAACTGGTGCGGGAGATCCTCGCCGGGCGGCGCCACAGCTACCGCCTGGAGAAGCGCTACCTGCACAAGAGTGGGCGGGAAATCTGGGGACTGCTGGCGGTATCCCTGGTGCGCGACCACGAGGGCGAGCCGCTGTACTTCATTTCGCAGATCGAGGACATCGACCGGCGCAAGCGTGCCGAGGAACGCGAGGCGGAACTGGCCCGTCGCTACTCGGTGGCGACCGAGGCCAGTGGCGTTGGCGTCTGGGAGTGGGATCTGGTCAACGATCGCCTGCTCTGGGACGAGGGTATGTATCGCCTCTATGGCCGCCGCCTGGGCGACGAGTTGTCCTTCGCCGACTGGCTGGCCCACCTGCATCCGGATGACGCGGCCCGTGCCGAACGTGAGGTGCTGGCTGCGCGAGAAGGTAGCCGGCGGCTGGACATCGAGTTCCGCATTCGTCGTGGCGATGGTGAACATCGGGTGCTCAAGGGGCACGCGCGTCTGGTCTGCGACGCCGGTGGCCAGCCGCTGCGCATGGTCGGCACCAACTGGGACGTCAGCGAGCTGCACCAGCTTGCCGAGCGCCTGCGAGATGAGCGCGAGCGCCTGCAGGTGACCCTCGATGCCATTGGCGACGGCGTCATCACCTCCGACCTGGAAGGCCGGGTCAGTTTCCTCAACCCGGTGGCCGAGCGCCTCAGTGGCTGGAGCAGCGACGAGGCCCGGGGTCTGCCCATCGAGCAGGTGCTGCTGCTGGAAGGAGAAGATGGGCGCCTGGTGCCCAACCCGGTGCGTGACTGCCTGGAGCGCGGCAGCGCTGCCAGCCTCCAGGGCCTGGCCTCGCTGCGTCACCCGGCAGGCGGCACCATCGCCCTGCGCGGCCAGGCGGCCCCCATGCGCGCAGGCGACGGCACCATGCTGGGGAGCGTGCTGGTGCTGACTGATGTCAGCGAAGCCCGGGCAATGCAAAAGCACCTGCGTTACGCCGCGACCCACGACGCGCTGACCGGCCTGCTCAATCGCCCTGCCTTCGAGGATGCCCTTGCCGAAAGCTGTCGCGAGGTGGTGCAGAACGACGGCAACAGCGTGCTCTGCTTCATCGACCTGGACCGCTTCAAGCAGGTAAACGACAACGCGGGCCACGCCGCCGGGGATGAATTGCTGCGCCAGCTCGCCAGGCTGATGCAGGCCCAGGTTCGCGCGGGGGACCAACTGGCGCGCCTGGGTGGCGACGAGTTCGCGCTGATCCTGCGCAGTTGCCCGTTGCCCCAGGCGGAACTGCTGGCGGCTCGGCTGATCGCCCAGGTCCAGGGCGTCGTGCTGGAGTGGGAAGGCCAGGAATATCGCGTGGGAGCCAGCGTTGGCATCGCCTGCATCCACGGCGCCAACGCGCAACCGGCGGAACTTCTGAAACAGGCTGATACAGCTTGCTACCGGGCCAAGCATGCAGGAAGGGGTCAATTCGCGGTCGAACGTCGCTGA
- a CDS encoding cytochrome b/b6 domain-containing protein: protein MSTDTVRLWDPVVRIGHWSLVAAFIGDYFLNEAGDGWHRWLGYYAVAVVLVRLAWGFVGPRPARWADFWPRPARLVAHARALLTGGHMHRMGHSPLGGLVMILMLLLMFGLGVTGFLMEEVDYFWGEDLPRDIHVFMADSLFWLACLHVGAALVESVRTRENLPWSMVTGRRKTLHD from the coding sequence GTGAGCACCGATACCGTTCGCCTCTGGGACCCGGTGGTGCGGATCGGCCACTGGTCCCTGGTGGCTGCCTTCATTGGTGACTACTTCCTCAATGAGGCAGGTGACGGCTGGCACCGCTGGCTCGGCTACTACGCCGTGGCGGTGGTGCTGGTGCGGCTGGCCTGGGGCTTCGTCGGCCCCCGGCCGGCGCGTTGGGCAGATTTCTGGCCGCGGCCGGCGCGCCTGGTGGCCCACGCCAGGGCACTGCTCACCGGCGGTCACATGCACCGCATGGGCCATTCACCCCTGGGCGGGCTGGTGATGATCCTCATGTTGCTGCTGATGTTCGGCCTGGGCGTCACCGGCTTCCTGATGGAAGAAGTCGACTACTTCTGGGGCGAGGACCTGCCCCGGGACATCCATGTCTTCATGGCCGACAGCCTGTTCTGGCTGGCCTGCCTGCACGTCGGCGCCGCGCTGGTGGAGAGTGTGCGCACGCGCGAGAACCTGCCCTGGTCCATGGTGACGGGGCGACGCAAGACGCTTCACGACTAA
- a CDS encoding adenosine deaminase translates to MYDWLNALPKAELHLHLEGSLEPELLFALAERNRVALPWADVETLRKAYAFNNLQEFLDLYYSGADVLRTEQDFYDLTWAYLERCKAQNVIHTEPFFDPQTHTDRGIPFEVVLSGIRQALEDGREQLGISSGLILSFLRHLSEDEAQKTLDQALPFRDAFIAVGLDSSEKGHPPSKFQRVFDRARAEGFLTVAHAGEEGPPEYIWEALDLLKIERIDHGVRAIEDERLMQRIIDEQIPLTVCPLSNIKLCVFDHMRQHNILDMLERGVKVTVNSDDPAYFGGYVTENFAALHEHLGMTEDQAKRLAQNSLDARLVK, encoded by the coding sequence ATGTACGACTGGCTCAATGCCCTACCCAAGGCTGAATTGCATCTGCACCTGGAGGGTTCGCTGGAGCCCGAACTGCTGTTCGCCCTGGCCGAACGCAACAGGGTCGCGCTGCCCTGGGCCGATGTGGAAACCCTGCGCAAGGCCTACGCCTTCAACAACCTGCAGGAGTTCCTCGACCTCTATTACTCCGGCGCCGACGTGCTGCGCACTGAGCAGGACTTCTACGACCTGACCTGGGCCTACCTCGAGCGCTGCAAGGCGCAGAACGTTATCCACACTGAACCCTTCTTCGACCCGCAGACCCACACCGACCGGGGCATCCCCTTCGAGGTGGTGCTGTCCGGCATTCGCCAGGCCCTGGAAGACGGTCGCGAGCAACTGGGCATCAGCTCCGGGCTGATCCTCAGCTTCCTGCGCCACCTCTCCGAAGACGAAGCGCAGAAAACCCTCGACCAGGCCCTGCCCTTCCGTGACGCCTTCATCGCCGTCGGCCTGGACAGCTCGGAAAAGGGCCACCCGCCTAGCAAGTTCCAACGCGTGTTCGATCGTGCCCGCGCCGAAGGCTTCCTCACTGTCGCCCACGCAGGCGAAGAAGGTCCGCCGGAGTACATCTGGGAAGCCCTGGACCTGCTCAAGATCGAACGCATCGATCACGGCGTACGCGCCATCGAGGATGAGCGGCTGATGCAGCGCATCATCGACGAGCAGATCCCGCTCACCGTGTGCCCGCTGTCGAACATCAAGCTCTGCGTGTTCGACCACATGCGCCAGCACAACATCCTCGACATGCTGGAGCGCGGCGTGAAGGTAACGGTGAACTCCGATGACCCGGCCTATTTCGGCGGCTACGTCACCGAGAACTTCGCCGCCCTGCACGAGCACCTGGGCATGACCGAGGACCAGGCGAAGCGCCTGGCGCAGAACAGCCTGGACGCACGCCTGGTGAAGTAA
- a CDS encoding LysR family transcriptional regulator: MSSRRPEPLAQVSDFDIRLLRIFRSVVECGGFSAAESVLGIGRSAISQQMSDLEQRLGLRLCQRGRAGFALTEEGREVFQSSMQLLAALETFRTEVNGLHQHLRGELNIGLTDNLVTLPHMRITNALARLKTLGPDVQINIRMTPPSEVEQGVLDGRLHVGVVPQTAALSGLEYQPLYSERSLLYCAVGHPLFYADDAQLSDERLNQQDAIAPTFRLPADIQSHYQVLNSTASASDREGMAFLILTGRYIGYLPDHYATFWVQQGRLRALKPTNRFYDLSLASVTRKGRRPHLVLESFLEALAATT; the protein is encoded by the coding sequence ATGAGCAGCCGCCGCCCCGAGCCGCTGGCGCAGGTCAGCGATTTCGATATCCGCCTGCTGCGCATCTTCCGCAGCGTGGTGGAATGCGGCGGTTTCTCCGCCGCCGAGAGCGTGCTGGGCATCGGTCGCTCGGCCATCAGCCAGCAAATGAGCGACCTCGAGCAACGCCTCGGCCTGCGCCTGTGCCAACGCGGCCGCGCCGGCTTCGCGCTGACCGAGGAAGGCCGCGAGGTATTCCAGTCATCCATGCAGTTGCTGGCGGCACTGGAAACCTTCCGCACCGAGGTCAATGGTCTGCACCAGCATTTGCGCGGAGAGCTGAACATCGGCCTCACCGACAACCTGGTGACGCTGCCGCACATGCGCATCACCAACGCGCTCGCCCGTCTGAAGACCCTCGGGCCGGATGTGCAGATCAATATCCGCATGACGCCACCCAGCGAGGTGGAGCAAGGTGTGCTCGACGGTCGTCTGCATGTCGGCGTGGTACCCCAGACCGCGGCCCTCTCCGGCCTGGAATACCAACCGCTGTACAGCGAACGTTCGCTGCTCTACTGCGCCGTCGGTCACCCGCTGTTCTACGCCGACGATGCGCAACTGAGCGACGAGCGCCTGAATCAGCAGGACGCCATTGCCCCCACCTTCCGTCTACCGGCGGACATCCAGTCCCACTATCAGGTGCTCAACAGCACGGCCAGCGCCTCGGACCGCGAAGGCATGGCCTTCCTGATCCTCACCGGGCGCTACATCGGCTACCTGCCGGACCATTACGCCACCTTCTGGGTGCAACAGGGGCGGTTGCGGGCACTGAAGCCGACGAACCGGTTCTACGACCTGTCGCTGGCCTCGGTCACCCGCAAGGGGCGCCGACCGCACCTGGTGCTGGAGAGCTTCCTGGAAGCACTGGCGGCGACGACCTGA
- a CDS encoding 7-cyano-7-deazaguanine/7-aminomethyl-7-deazaguanine transporter, which translates to MPATTPSIWRPALTGLIAFHIFIIIASNYLVQLPITLFGWHTTWGAFSFPFIFLATDLTVRLMGKVAARRVIARVMVPALLASYVVSVLFQEASFQGFAALGEFNLFVARISLASFLAYVLGQVLDIQVFDRLRKMRQWWVAPVASTIAGNLLDTFAFFSVAFWRSDNPFMAANWVEIATVDYGVKLAISLVLFVPLYGVLLGGLLRLLTPSPARAS; encoded by the coding sequence ATGCCCGCTACAACGCCTTCGATCTGGCGTCCGGCACTGACCGGCCTGATCGCTTTCCACATCTTCATCATCATCGCCAGCAACTACCTGGTGCAGTTGCCGATCACTCTGTTCGGCTGGCACACCACTTGGGGCGCATTCAGCTTTCCGTTCATCTTCTTGGCCACTGACCTCACCGTACGCCTGATGGGCAAGGTCGCGGCACGCCGGGTCATCGCCCGGGTCATGGTGCCGGCGCTTCTGGCGTCCTATGTGGTGTCCGTGCTGTTCCAGGAAGCGAGCTTCCAGGGCTTCGCCGCACTCGGCGAGTTCAACCTGTTCGTCGCGCGGATTTCCCTGGCCAGCTTCCTCGCCTATGTATTGGGTCAGGTGCTGGATATCCAGGTCTTCGACCGCCTGCGCAAGATGCGCCAGTGGTGGGTAGCCCCGGTGGCCTCGACCATTGCCGGTAACCTGCTGGATACCTTCGCGTTCTTCTCCGTGGCCTTCTGGCGCAGCGACAACCCCTTCATGGCGGCGAACTGGGTAGAGATCGCCACCGTCGACTACGGCGTCAAACTGGCCATCAGCCTGGTGCTCTTCGTGCCGCTCTATGGTGTGTTGCTGGGCGGTCTTCTGCGCTTGCTGACGCCGAGTCCGGCGCGGGCTTCCTGA
- a CDS encoding PepSY domain-containing protein → MRKLLLLSLALVSPLTFAKTECTTADKATWQDQTKFQEDLKNQGYDIKKFKVTDGNCYEIYGWDKDKRKVEIYFNPVDGKVVKQEIED, encoded by the coding sequence ATGCGTAAACTGCTGCTTCTTTCCCTGGCCCTCGTCAGCCCCCTGACCTTCGCCAAGACCGAGTGCACCACAGCCGACAAGGCTACCTGGCAAGACCAGACCAAGTTCCAGGAAGACCTCAAGAACCAGGGGTACGACATCAAGAAGTTCAAGGTGACCGATGGCAACTGCTATGAGATCTACGGCTGGGACAAGGACAAGCGCAAAGTCGAGATCTACTTCAACCCGGTCGACGGCAAGGTGGTCAAGCAGGAGATCGAGGACTGA
- a CDS encoding YigZ family protein produces MPYTLSSPAEYREEIKKSRFIAHAAQVASVEEAQAFIARLSEPGASHNCWAWKLGNQYRFSDDGEPGGTAGRPILAAIEGQDCDQVAVLVIRYYGGIQLGTGGLARAYGGSAAKCLQGGQRVELVARSRISCHPGFAELPLLKARLAEFEALVESESFDAEGAELVLALPDGRIAGLEQVLRDISRGRLEVKRL; encoded by the coding sequence ATGCCATACACGCTGTCCTCTCCCGCCGAATACCGCGAGGAAATCAAGAAGAGCCGCTTCATCGCCCACGCCGCACAAGTGGCCAGCGTCGAGGAGGCCCAGGCCTTCATTGCACGGCTGTCCGAGCCCGGCGCTTCCCATAACTGCTGGGCCTGGAAACTGGGCAACCAATATCGTTTCAGCGACGACGGCGAACCCGGAGGCACCGCCGGACGCCCCATCCTCGCCGCCATCGAAGGCCAGGATTGCGACCAGGTGGCAGTGCTGGTAATCCGTTATTACGGTGGCATCCAACTCGGCACCGGCGGTCTGGCACGCGCCTACGGCGGCAGCGCCGCCAAATGCCTGCAGGGCGGCCAACGCGTGGAGCTGGTGGCGCGCAGTCGCATCAGCTGCCACCCCGGTTTTGCCGAACTACCGCTACTCAAGGCTCGCCTCGCCGAGTTCGAAGCCCTGGTGGAAAGTGAAAGCTTCGATGCCGAAGGCGCCGAGCTGGTCCTGGCCCTGCCCGATGGCCGCATCGCCGGGCTGGAACAGGTTCTGCGGGACATCAGTCGGGGACGCCTGGAAGTGAAACGACTCTAG